In one window of Paraflavitalea soli DNA:
- a CDS encoding glutathione peroxidase codes for MSNEQGVTGPKSVYDLTVTLNNGDTLSLSSLRGKKILLVNTASDCGYTNQYDDLQKLYDQYKDKLVIIGFPANDFHEQEKGSDEEIAQFCKVNFGVSFPLAKKSVVIKSPEQNPVFGWLTHKALNGWNEQAPSWNFSKYLLNERGVLTHYFDPSVSPSSQVVITAIAK; via the coding sequence ATGAGTAATGAACAGGGTGTAACAGGCCCCAAGTCTGTATACGACTTAACTGTTACCTTAAATAATGGAGATACCTTGTCGCTTTCCTCCCTGCGGGGTAAGAAAATATTGCTGGTCAATACTGCCAGTGATTGTGGCTATACCAATCAGTATGATGACCTGCAGAAATTATACGACCAATACAAGGATAAGCTGGTGATCATTGGGTTTCCTGCCAATGATTTCCATGAGCAGGAAAAAGGCTCCGACGAAGAAATAGCCCAGTTTTGTAAAGTGAACTTTGGTGTTAGCTTTCCACTGGCGAAAAAGAGTGTGGTGATTAAATCACCTGAGCAAAATCCTGTATTTGGATGGCTTACCCATAAAGCCCTGAATGGCTGGAACGAGCAGGCGCCTTCCTGGAATTTTTCCAAATACCTGCTGAATGAGCGTGGCGTACTTACACACTATTTCGATCCTTCTGTGTCACCCTCAAGCCAGGTAGTAATAACAGCTATTGCCAAATAA
- a CDS encoding M28 family peptidase, giving the protein MVLRCFKTVIYSGAILVMVVACKNKASKNPDTGKKTLTVAAGLDSASLINDLAYLSSEALGGRETGTPGNALAQAYITRRFDSLQLKQFDSGRFQSFPLGNRSTPITGKNIIGIIPGTTYPDKYYVISAHYDHLGTKGDKIYFGADDNASGSACLLALARYFKHHPPKHSFIFTSFDAEEKGLVGSRYFVGHLPVDSTKVLLNVNMDMVSRNDKNEIYASGTWHYPFLKKYVDSIKPLTSVTVSFGHDNPSEGHNDWTNQSDHYPFHKAKIPYLYFGVEDHPDYHKPTDTFDKVDKGFYFRVCNMIRETIVVLDRQEKLQ; this is encoded by the coding sequence ATGGTACTGCGTTGTTTCAAAACAGTTATCTATTCAGGTGCTATCCTGGTAATGGTGGTTGCCTGTAAGAACAAAGCCAGCAAAAATCCGGATACCGGTAAGAAAACGCTCACCGTAGCGGCAGGACTAGACAGCGCTTCTCTTATCAACGACCTGGCCTATTTATCCTCCGAAGCCTTGGGAGGCCGCGAGACTGGTACGCCGGGCAATGCACTGGCCCAGGCATATATAACCAGACGTTTTGATTCACTGCAACTAAAACAGTTTGATAGCGGACGGTTCCAGTCATTTCCTTTGGGGAATAGGTCAACCCCCATAACCGGGAAAAACATCATCGGCATCATTCCCGGCACTACTTATCCTGATAAATATTATGTAATATCTGCCCATTACGACCACCTCGGCACAAAAGGTGACAAGATCTACTTTGGTGCCGACGACAACGCCTCTGGTTCGGCCTGCCTGCTGGCGCTGGCCCGCTATTTCAAACACCACCCGCCGAAGCACTCCTTTATTTTCACCTCCTTTGATGCAGAAGAAAAGGGACTGGTAGGCTCCCGCTATTTTGTTGGTCACCTGCCGGTAGACAGCACTAAGGTGCTGCTGAATGTTAACATGGACATGGTAAGCCGCAATGATAAAAATGAGATCTATGCCAGCGGCACCTGGCATTACCCTTTCCTGAAAAAATACGTGGACAGCATTAAACCACTCACGAGTGTAACGGTTTCTTTTGGACATGATAATCCATCAGAGGGGCATAATGACTGGACAAATCAATCTGATCACTACCCTTTCCATAAAGCCAAAATTCCCTATCTGTATTTTGGTGTAGAGGATCACCCGGATTATCATAAGCCTACAGATACTTTTGATAAAGTAGACAAGGGTTTTTACTTCCGGGTATGTAATATGATCAGGGAGACGATTGTGGTATTGGACAGACAGGAGAAACTGCAATAA
- a CDS encoding type II CAAX endopeptidase family protein, translating to MIGHLRIKSPWRQLAILLAFPLVLILAGALMPTESAPVNLTDPQVVNGLKWAQAISSIILFVLPTFLFAVFTFTGKYTYFLGFKKAEHTNMYILAALCILMAFPFVFWLGQLNQRIHLPSSIVELENKASGQMEAFFKSNKPVDVFVNVIIIGLLPAFCEELFFRGALQRILIQITRNSWVGIILTGFLFSALHLQFQGFFPRMFLGVVLGALYWYSGSLWTCIVAHFVNNAVQVIAVSFAPKYINTNPDTPLLASIISGVAVWAILWYYRRQSSITYSKVYRIDELTPTNQFIA from the coding sequence ATGATCGGTCATTTACGCATAAAATCACCCTGGCGGCAACTAGCTATCCTGTTGGCCTTTCCCTTGGTATTGATCCTGGCAGGCGCTTTAATGCCTACGGAGTCAGCACCGGTAAATCTGACTGATCCTCAGGTTGTTAACGGATTAAAATGGGCGCAGGCTATTTCCTCGATCATCCTGTTCGTATTGCCCACCTTTCTGTTTGCAGTCTTCACCTTTACTGGTAAATACACTTATTTCCTTGGATTTAAGAAGGCCGAGCATACCAATATGTACATTTTGGCAGCTCTTTGTATCCTGATGGCGTTCCCGTTTGTGTTCTGGCTGGGGCAGCTTAATCAGCGGATCCACCTGCCTTCATCAATAGTTGAACTGGAAAATAAAGCGTCCGGGCAAATGGAAGCTTTCTTTAAATCGAATAAACCAGTCGATGTTTTTGTGAATGTGATCATTATCGGATTATTGCCTGCCTTTTGTGAAGAATTGTTCTTCCGGGGGGCTTTACAGCGCATCCTGATACAGATCACACGCAATTCCTGGGTTGGTATTATACTTACCGGGTTTCTTTTTTCTGCCTTGCACCTGCAATTCCAGGGCTTTTTCCCCCGCATGTTCCTGGGTGTAGTACTGGGCGCGCTGTATTGGTACAGCGGTAGCCTGTGGACCTGTATCGTGGCGCACTTTGTAAATAATGCTGTACAGGTCATTGCTGTATCCTTCGCCCCCAAATACATCAATACCAATCCCGATACGCCATTACTGGCCTCCATTATCAGCGGTGTAGCTGTGTGGGCTATCCTGTGGTATTACCGTCGTCAGTCTTCCATCACTTATTCCAAAGTGTACCGTATTGACGAACTTACCCCTACCAACCAATTCATTGCATAA
- a CDS encoding phosphatidate cytidylyltransferase, with protein MALNLATLKTRSLTAVIFVVVMLGGLLWSHWSFFWLFTIIHFGCWSEYQKLIGKIDPEYTTITPFHKYSVRIAGWCIMLYFTNNAFNIGDFSLHAVGWWVGLICVFMLPIIELLFAGNIRLKNIWLSALGLLYISLSWGLMIDLRAYGIVEMGPGHLDEGYILPCGLIFSIWINDTMAYIVGSLIGKTPFSAISPKKTWEGTIGGAILCVVVIALLGWWMDIFRVVDWIAIAAIAAIAGTAGDLLESKLKRMANVKDSGTLMPGHGGFLDRFDSLLIATPFVWLYVNIFMK; from the coding sequence ATGGCACTTAACCTGGCAACCTTAAAAACGAGATCACTTACTGCCGTCATTTTTGTGGTAGTCATGCTGGGTGGTTTATTATGGAGCCACTGGTCCTTTTTTTGGCTCTTTACGATCATTCATTTTGGCTGCTGGAGTGAATACCAAAAACTCATTGGCAAAATAGACCCGGAGTATACGACCATTACCCCTTTTCATAAGTACAGTGTACGGATAGCCGGCTGGTGCATCATGCTCTACTTTACCAACAATGCCTTTAACATCGGCGATTTTTCATTACATGCCGTAGGCTGGTGGGTAGGCCTTATCTGTGTATTTATGCTGCCCATCATCGAACTATTATTTGCAGGCAATATCCGGCTAAAGAATATATGGCTTTCTGCATTGGGGCTCCTGTACATATCATTAAGCTGGGGGCTCATGATAGACCTGAGGGCTTATGGGATCGTTGAAATGGGACCTGGGCACCTGGATGAAGGATACATTCTTCCCTGCGGCCTTATCTTTTCCATCTGGATCAATGATACCATGGCGTATATAGTAGGCTCACTCATTGGTAAAACTCCTTTTTCTGCCATCTCACCTAAAAAGACATGGGAAGGTACCATCGGAGGGGCCATCCTTTGTGTAGTGGTAATTGCGCTGCTGGGTTGGTGGATGGATATCTTTCGTGTTGTTGACTGGATAGCCATTGCTGCCATTGCTGCCATCGCTGGCACAGCCGGTGACCTGCTGGAAAGCAAGCTCAAGCGCATGGCCAATGTAAAAGACAGCGGAACGCTGATGCCCGGACATGGCGGTTTTCTGGACCGGTTCGATTCCCTGTTGATCGCTACACCCTTTGTTTGGCTCTATGTCAACATTTTTATGAAATAA
- the dusB gene encoding tRNA dihydrouridine synthase DusB — MPSIGNISLPDFPLLLAPMEDVSDPPFRYVCKQNGADLMYSEFISSEGLIRDAIKSRQKLDFSEFERPFGIQIFGGDEEAMAMSARIVDTVQPDLVDINYGCPVKKVVCKGAGAGVLKDVDLMVRLTSAVVKSTSLPVTVKTRLGWDDNTKNIEEVAERLQDVGIKALTIHGRTRAQLYKGEADWTLIGKIKNNPRIQIPIFGNGDIDSPQKALAYKNKYGIDGIMIGRAAIGYPWIFREIKHFFQTGEILPLPSIEERVEVCRTHLRKSIEWKGDIVGIFEMRRHYTNYLKGLPHIKDYRTRLVTVKTKDEVEGILEEVKIAFAGMVPERPMASFSSDQLEECAY, encoded by the coding sequence ATGCCTTCTATTGGTAACATATCACTTCCTGATTTTCCGTTACTTCTTGCACCCATGGAAGATGTAAGTGACCCGCCATTCCGGTACGTGTGCAAGCAGAATGGTGCCGACCTCATGTACAGTGAGTTTATTTCCAGTGAAGGCCTGATCCGCGACGCCATTAAAAGCAGGCAAAAGCTCGACTTCTCCGAATTTGAACGCCCCTTTGGCATACAGATCTTTGGTGGTGATGAGGAAGCCATGGCCATGAGCGCCCGGATCGTCGATACTGTTCAGCCCGACCTGGTGGATATCAACTATGGCTGCCCCGTAAAGAAAGTGGTATGCAAAGGAGCCGGGGCCGGGGTATTGAAAGATGTAGACCTGATGGTGCGGCTGACGAGTGCCGTAGTTAAATCTACCAGCCTGCCGGTAACTGTTAAAACCCGCCTTGGCTGGGATGATAACACCAAAAATATTGAAGAGGTAGCAGAAAGGCTGCAGGACGTGGGTATTAAGGCCCTCACCATCCATGGCCGCACGCGGGCACAGTTATATAAAGGAGAGGCTGACTGGACATTGATCGGAAAGATCAAAAACAATCCCCGTATCCAGATCCCCATCTTTGGGAATGGAGATATTGATTCGCCTCAAAAAGCACTGGCTTATAAAAACAAGTATGGCATAGACGGCATTATGATCGGCCGCGCCGCCATAGGCTATCCCTGGATATTCCGGGAAATAAAGCATTTTTTCCAAACCGGTGAAATACTCCCCCTGCCTTCCATCGAAGAGCGCGTGGAGGTATGCCGTACACACCTGCGTAAATCAATTGAGTGGAAGGGCGATATTGTAGGCATCTTCGAAATGCGCCGCCACTATACTAATTACCTCAAAGGGCTGCCACATATTAAGGATTACCGCACCAGGCTGGTAACGGTAAAAACAAAAGATGAAGTAGAAGGCATCCTGGAAGAAGTAAAAATTGCTTTTGCCGGCATGGTACCTGAGCGCCCAATGGCCAGCTTTTCTTCGGACCAGCTGGAGGAATGCGCTTATTAA
- a CDS encoding YjjG family noncanonical pyrimidine nucleotidase — protein MKYQHLFFDLDHTLWDFEANSRKTLADIYEEMALHTRGINDFDLFHKNYLVHNDKLWARYRNGYIKVDELRWKRMWLTLLDFKIGDEKLARQMGERFLDLLPSRNLLFPYTIEILEYLKGKGYSLHLITNGFEKTQHSKLKNSGIDQYFIEVITSEGSNSLKPHKEIFDYAFQRARALPQHSIMLGDSIEADIQGAINAGIDQVFVNHLNADAEVKPTYTVYSLQELETIF, from the coding sequence ATGAAATACCAGCATCTCTTCTTTGATCTTGATCATACCCTGTGGGATTTTGAAGCCAATAGCCGTAAAACATTGGCAGATATCTATGAAGAAATGGCTTTGCATACAAGAGGGATCAATGATTTTGACCTTTTCCATAAGAACTACCTGGTACACAACGATAAATTATGGGCCCGTTACCGCAATGGCTATATTAAGGTAGATGAACTGCGTTGGAAACGGATGTGGCTTACTTTACTGGATTTTAAAATTGGTGATGAAAAGCTGGCCCGCCAGATGGGTGAGCGTTTTCTTGACCTCCTGCCTTCCCGCAACCTGCTTTTCCCCTATACCATTGAGATACTGGAGTATCTTAAAGGCAAGGGGTACAGCCTGCACCTCATTACAAACGGCTTTGAGAAAACACAGCATAGCAAATTAAAGAACAGTGGGATCGATCAATATTTCATCGAAGTGATCACTTCTGAAGGTAGCAATAGCCTAAAGCCGCACAAAGAGATATTTGATTATGCTTTTCAGCGGGCACGCGCTTTGCCTCAGCACAGCATTATGCTGGGCGATAGCATTGAGGCCGATATCCAGGGGGCAATCAATGCCGGCATAGACCAGGTATTTGTGAATCACCTCAATGCGGATGCTGAAGTAAAGCCTACCTATACGGTATATTCTTTACAGGAGCTGGAGACAATCTTTTAA
- a CDS encoding aldehyde dehydrogenase → MNQDQLTDALLLMRHYYDSGVTRPYRFRKEQLLHLKRALLKYEQALHDALYADLKKSPEESWVTETGFLLSEIHATLKGLHGWMEPESVGTNLVNLPSSSYIQREPLGIILIIAPWNYPLQLLLTPLVGAIAAGNCMVLKPSEFAPATSVVMKQLIEETFPREYIFYLEGDGAEVVPAMMQHFRFDHVFYTGSTATGKIIYQMAAEKLTPVTLELGGKSPCVVESDANIKVAARRIAIAKFSNAGQMCVAPDYVLVHRSVQDTFLEAMKHTLQQFFTDDPAASYNYGKIINGKQFNRLTKLLANGRIVYGGQYDEAALYIGPTLLVEVSPDAPIMQEEIFGPLLPVIPFDTREEAKAIINRHPDPLAFYVYSSDNKKQKAWLEQVPAGGVCINNSSWHLTNHHLPFGGRGASGMGAYHGRTSFETFSHRKAVMKTPAWFDPAIKYPPFKGKLKLFKWIIR, encoded by the coding sequence ATGAATCAAGACCAGCTAACCGATGCGCTGTTGCTTATGCGCCATTATTATGATAGTGGCGTCACCAGGCCCTACAGGTTCCGGAAAGAACAGCTGCTTCATCTGAAGCGTGCATTGCTAAAATATGAGCAGGCCTTACACGATGCGCTCTATGCCGATTTAAAAAAAAGCCCCGAAGAGAGTTGGGTTACAGAAACCGGTTTTTTGTTGAGTGAGATCCATGCAACTCTTAAAGGTTTACACGGCTGGATGGAGCCGGAAAGCGTGGGGACGAACCTGGTCAACTTACCCTCCTCCAGTTATATTCAACGTGAGCCACTGGGCATCATATTGATCATTGCGCCCTGGAATTACCCCTTACAATTATTACTTACTCCATTGGTAGGCGCGATAGCAGCCGGCAATTGCATGGTGCTCAAACCCAGTGAATTTGCGCCAGCTACCTCGGTCGTCATGAAGCAGCTGATAGAAGAAACATTTCCCAGGGAGTATATATTTTATTTGGAAGGGGATGGTGCAGAGGTGGTGCCAGCTATGATGCAGCACTTTCGCTTTGACCATGTGTTTTATACCGGCAGTACTGCTACGGGCAAGATCATTTACCAGATGGCGGCTGAAAAGCTCACGCCCGTAACGCTGGAACTGGGAGGCAAAAGCCCCTGTGTGGTGGAAAGCGATGCCAATATCAAGGTGGCTGCCCGACGGATTGCCATAGCTAAATTTTCCAACGCAGGACAAATGTGTGTAGCGCCGGATTATGTGTTGGTACACAGATCTGTTCAGGATACATTTCTGGAAGCCATGAAGCACACCTTGCAACAATTCTTTACGGATGACCCGGCAGCCAGTTATAATTATGGGAAGATCATCAATGGAAAACAATTTAACCGGCTCACGAAATTGCTGGCAAATGGCCGGATAGTTTATGGCGGCCAATATGATGAAGCTGCACTATATATAGGGCCTACTTTATTGGTGGAGGTTAGCCCCGACGCACCTATCATGCAGGAGGAGATATTTGGCCCCTTATTACCGGTTATCCCTTTTGATACCCGGGAGGAGGCAAAAGCGATTATTAACAGGCATCCGGATCCTTTGGCGTTTTACGTGTATTCCTCGGATAATAAGAAACAAAAAGCCTGGTTGGAGCAGGTACCGGCAGGCGGCGTTTGCATCAATAACAGCAGCTGGCACCTGACCAATCATCACCTGCCCTTTGGCGGGCGTGGTGCCAGTGGTATGGGCGCTTATCACGGCCGTACCAGCTTCGAAACTTTTAGTCACCGCAAGGCTGTTATGAAAACACCTGCCTGGTTCGATCCTGCGATCAAGTATCCACCCTTCAAAGGGAAGTTGAAATTGTTTAAATGGATCATTCGTTAA
- a CDS encoding phosphatidylserine decarboxylase family protein, protein MTIHKEGYKSIVITAIIFAVINLLSFYFISYSLPWLSWLIFVVTLGLLLFIISFFRVPNRQLTKGDNLVICPADGKVVVIEEVFDEEYFKDKRLQISVFMSPANVHQNRNPISGEVVYNQYHKGKYLVAWHPKSSTENERHSIVIRSAKGEILVKQIAGALAKRIINYLTVGQKVEQSAEYGFIKFGSRVDLLLPVGTKVNVQLNEVVKGGVTVLATL, encoded by the coding sequence ATGACCATTCACAAGGAAGGATACAAAAGCATTGTCATCACCGCCATCATTTTTGCAGTCATCAACCTGCTGTCTTTTTATTTTATCAGTTATAGCCTCCCCTGGCTTAGCTGGCTCATCTTTGTGGTAACCCTTGGATTGTTGTTGTTTATCATTTCCTTTTTCCGGGTGCCCAATCGCCAGCTTACCAAAGGCGATAACCTGGTGATCTGTCCGGCCGATGGCAAAGTAGTAGTGATCGAAGAAGTATTTGACGAAGAATATTTTAAAGATAAAAGACTGCAGATATCCGTTTTCATGAGCCCTGCCAATGTGCACCAAAACCGCAACCCGATCTCCGGAGAAGTGGTGTACAACCAATACCATAAAGGGAAATACCTGGTAGCCTGGCATCCCAAATCTTCTACCGAAAATGAACGCCATTCTATCGTGATCCGCAGTGCAAAAGGGGAAATCCTGGTAAAACAGATTGCCGGCGCGCTGGCCAAACGGATCATTAATTACCTCACCGTAGGACAAAAAGTAGAACAAAGTGCCGAGTACGGGTTCATCAAGTTTGGTAGTCGGGTAGATCTGTTACTGCCTGTAGGTACCAAAGTAAATGTACAGTTGAATGAAGTGGTAAAGGGAGGTGTAACCGTATTGGCAACCTTATAG
- a CDS encoding serine hydrolase: MLKNACLFGALVISSLLASSQDWVARHGLSATAYQSEVDKWIAKGFHIAEVSGYSNNGQDNYAAIFEKSPNTPAWVARHGLNGTQYQQEVDKWVGQGYRPVQVSGYVAGGAAKYAAIFEKTPNTPAWVSRHGLTAAQYQQEVNKWVGQGYYLTDVSGYTLNNQDYYTAVFEKPANVPAWVARHGLTSDQYQTEFNKWTGQGYRLKKVSGYSLNGQARFAAIFEKSGSGAWAARHNMTAQQYQDEFDRFFYMGYRPVWVNGYTVNNKDYYAAIWESKAGFDMNELNDVDALVKKFMEDYKVPGASLAIAKDDRLVLAKTYGYADKESGELMAPRHRLRIASCSKPVTATAIMKLVEQGKLKLSDKVFGSGAILGTTYGTQPYKKWITDITIEQLLEHLGGGWTNDGNDPMFKNVTMNHAQLISWTLDNQALKTEPGTSYAYSNFGYCILGRVIEKKTGQPYDTWVRNNVLNNCGINTMEIGGNTLAQRKANEVKYYDSEDPYASYMNVKRMDSHGGWIATPIDLVRFLVRVDKFTPKADILATPSLTTMYTAPAVSTGYAKGWSVNKYDNYWHGGSLPGEQSIMVRTSSGYCWALIVNTRSNNIGGAMDKLMWDINGAIKKWPSFDLF, encoded by the coding sequence ATGTTAAAAAATGCTTGCCTCTTCGGCGCCCTGGTGATAAGTTCACTGCTGGCGTCTTCACAGGATTGGGTGGCGCGGCACGGATTGTCGGCTACTGCTTACCAATCTGAAGTAGATAAATGGATTGCGAAAGGATTTCATATTGCAGAAGTAAGTGGTTATAGTAATAATGGCCAGGATAATTATGCTGCCATCTTTGAAAAGTCGCCCAATACACCTGCCTGGGTAGCGCGGCATGGATTGAACGGTACACAATACCAACAAGAGGTAGATAAATGGGTAGGCCAGGGTTACCGGCCTGTACAGGTAAGCGGATATGTAGCAGGAGGCGCTGCCAAATACGCTGCCATCTTTGAAAAGACACCTAATACACCAGCCTGGGTTTCCCGGCATGGGTTGACTGCCGCCCAATACCAGCAGGAAGTGAACAAGTGGGTAGGGCAAGGTTATTACCTCACCGATGTCAGTGGTTATACCCTCAACAACCAGGACTATTATACCGCTGTATTTGAAAAACCAGCGAATGTTCCTGCCTGGGTAGCCCGGCATGGATTGACTTCAGATCAATACCAGACAGAGTTCAATAAGTGGACCGGCCAGGGCTACCGCCTTAAAAAAGTAAGTGGCTATTCCTTAAATGGGCAAGCCAGGTTTGCTGCCATCTTTGAAAAATCAGGCAGCGGTGCATGGGCTGCCCGGCACAATATGACAGCTCAGCAATACCAGGATGAATTCGATCGGTTTTTCTATATGGGTTACCGTCCGGTTTGGGTAAATGGTTATACCGTTAACAATAAAGATTATTATGCGGCGATCTGGGAAAGCAAGGCTGGCTTTGATATGAACGAACTCAATGACGTAGATGCCCTGGTTAAAAAATTTATGGAGGATTATAAAGTGCCCGGTGCTTCCCTGGCCATCGCCAAAGATGACCGGCTGGTACTGGCCAAAACCTATGGCTACGCCGATAAAGAAAGCGGCGAGCTGATGGCGCCGCGTCATCGCCTGCGTATTGCCAGTTGCAGCAAACCGGTTACAGCTACTGCGATCATGAAACTGGTAGAGCAGGGCAAGCTGAAGTTAAGTGATAAGGTATTTGGCAGCGGCGCCATATTGGGGACTACCTATGGCACACAGCCCTACAAGAAATGGATCACAGATATCACAATAGAGCAGCTATTGGAGCACCTGGGAGGTGGTTGGACAAATGATGGCAACGATCCTATGTTCAAGAATGTGACCATGAACCACGCACAGCTAATCTCCTGGACGCTGGATAACCAGGCCCTTAAAACAGAGCCCGGTACCAGCTATGCTTACAGCAATTTTGGCTACTGCATATTAGGCAGGGTGATCGAAAAGAAAACAGGACAGCCTTATGATACCTGGGTAAGAAACAATGTGCTCAATAACTGTGGAATTAATACCATGGAAATCGGCGGCAATACCCTGGCGCAGCGAAAGGCGAATGAAGTAAAATATTACGATAGCGAAGATCCGTATGCCAGTTACATGAATGTAAAACGCATGGATTCTCATGGTGGCTGGATAGCTACCCCGATTGATCTGGTACGCTTCCTGGTACGGGTAGATAAATTCACCCCTAAGGCGGATATTCTCGCAACCCCTTCACTTACTACCATGTATACCGCACCGGCTGTCAGTACCGGTTATGCCAAAGGTTGGTCGGTCAACAAGTACGATAACTACTGGCATGGTGGCAGCCTTCCGGGCGAGCAGTCCATTATGGTGCGTACCAGCAGCGGATACTGTTGGGCATTGATCGTCAACACCAGAAGCAATAATATTGGCGGGGCTATGGATAAACTGATGTGGGATATAAATGGCGCCATTAAAAAGTGGCCCTCGTTCGATCTGTTCTAA